The following proteins are encoded in a genomic region of Oryctolagus cuniculus chromosome 13, mOryCun1.1, whole genome shotgun sequence:
- the LOC100338675 gene encoding heterogeneous nuclear ribonucleoprotein A1, with product MSKSESPKEPEQLRKLFIGGLSFETTDESLRSHFEQWGTLTDCVVMRDPNTKRSRGFGFVTYATVEEVDAAMNARPHKVDGRVVEPKRAVSREDSQRPGAHLTVKKIFVGGIKEDTEEHHLRDYFEQYGKIEVIEIMTDRGSGKKRGFAFVTFDDHDSVDKIVIQKYHTVNGHNCEVRKALSKQEMASASSTPRGRSGSGNFGGGRGGGFGGNDNFGRGGNFSGCGGFGGSRGGGGYSGSGDGYNGFGNDGGYGGGGPGYSGGSRGYGSGGQGYGNQGSGYGGSGSYDSYNNGGGGFGGGSGSNFGGSGGYNDFGNYNNQSSNFGPMKGGNFGGRSSGPYGGGGQYFAKPRNQGGYGGSSSSSSYGSGRRF from the coding sequence ATGTCGAAGTCAGAGTCGCCCAAGGAGCCCGAGCAGCTGCGGAAGCTCTTCATCGGAGGGCTGAGCTTTGAGACGACCGATGAGAGCCTGAGGAGCCATTTTGAGCAGTGGGGCACGCTCACGGACTGCGTGGTAATGAGAGACCCGAACACCAAGCGCTCCAGGGGCTTTGGGTTTGTCACCTACGCCACCGTGGAGGAGGTGGATGCGGCCATGAACGCAAGGCCACacaaagtggatggaagagttgtgGAACCAAAGAGGGCTGTGTCGAGAGAAGATTCCCAAAGACCAGGTGCCCACCTCACTGTGAAAAAGATCTTCGTGGGTGGCATTAAAGAAGACACTGAAGAGCATCACCTCCGAGATTACTTTGAGCAGTACGGGAAAATCGAGGTGATTGAGATCATGACTGACCGAGGCAGTGGCAAGAAGAGGGGCTTTGCTTTTGTGACCTTCGATGACCATGACTCCGTGGATAAGATTGTCATTCAGAAATACCACACTGTGAACGGCCACAACTGTGAAGTGAGGAAGGCCCTGTcgaagcaggagatggccagcGCTTCGTCCACCCCGAGAGGTCGAAGTGGTTCTGGAAACTTTGGTGGTGGTCGTGGAGGTGGTTTTGGTGGCAATGACAACTTTGGTCGTGGAGGAAACTTCAGTGGTTGTGGTGGCTTCGGCGGCAGCCGCGGTGGAGGTGGTTATAGTGGCAGTGGGGATGGTTACAATGGATTTGGTAATGACGGTGGTTATGGAGGAGGCGGCCCTGGTTActctggaggaagcagaggctaTGGAAGTGGTGGACAGGGTTATGGAAACCAGGGCAGTGGCTATGGCGGGAGTGGCAGCTATGACAGCTATAACAACGGCGGAGGCGGCTTTGGCGGTGGTAGTGGAAGCAATTTTGGAGGCAGCGGAGGCTACAATGATTTTGGCAATTACAACAATCAATCTTCAAATTTTGGACCCATGAAGGGAGGAAATTTTGGAGGCAGAAGCTCTGGCCCCTATGGTGGTGGCGGCCAATATTTTGCCAAACCACGAAATCAAGGTGGCTATGGTGGttctagcagcagcagcagctatggCAGTGGCAGAAGGTTTTAA